Proteins co-encoded in one Kribbella solani genomic window:
- a CDS encoding FAD-dependent monooxygenase, translating to MTEQLPVAVVGAGPIGLTTALGLAHYGIPYVLLEEDAVLSSDTKAGTTLSRTLEIWNRYDALDGILGAALRIDEIGDIDRATNTPRASVQLAELVNDTQFPFVINLPQQKMEPLLAAALPEPVLTQRRLTSFEVRGDRVVLQLETPDGPQELEASYLLACDGGRSRIRDALGVKVVGETLAERYMLIDVVVDLDVNNARDYPYLAYFADKSEWMVLIRQPDNWRFLFPLPPGADAPGDEDLLVKVKQFIGEVDRIELLGTVVYNVHHRVAEQWTKDRKVFLMGDAAHLITPMWALGLNTGALDASNLPWRLAWVLRGWAEPALLDGYEQEQRPVAIEGSGEMAEAARKYMSFQQGAVTEGTSDWATAYTRTLLGVRLDVDGSGDWSMVATAGAPPTVRAGDRAPDLVLQSPTGRTTIHELCRDSFVALYFTDVRRRPSIPVNDSPALQHYAVSRWDAPHDSGLRDRALFDPGSVTTKRYGVPPETIVLIRPDGHIAAVAPLGTGVAEELYTRITGRPVPREDA from the coding sequence GTGACTGAACAGCTGCCTGTAGCAGTAGTAGGTGCCGGTCCGATCGGTCTGACCACTGCTCTTGGTCTGGCGCACTACGGCATCCCGTACGTGCTGCTGGAGGAGGACGCGGTGCTGTCGTCCGACACCAAGGCCGGTACGACGCTCAGCCGGACGCTGGAGATCTGGAACCGGTACGACGCGCTGGACGGCATCCTCGGCGCCGCGCTGCGGATCGACGAGATCGGTGACATCGACCGGGCCACCAACACGCCACGTGCTTCGGTGCAGCTCGCCGAGCTGGTCAACGACACGCAGTTCCCGTTCGTCATCAACCTGCCGCAGCAGAAGATGGAGCCGTTGCTGGCGGCGGCCTTGCCGGAGCCAGTACTGACGCAGCGCCGGTTGACGTCGTTCGAGGTACGTGGCGACCGGGTGGTGCTGCAGCTCGAGACGCCGGACGGGCCGCAGGAGCTGGAGGCGTCGTACCTGCTCGCCTGCGACGGTGGGCGCAGCCGCATCCGTGACGCGCTCGGTGTGAAGGTCGTCGGCGAGACGCTGGCCGAGCGGTACATGCTGATCGACGTAGTGGTCGACCTGGACGTCAACAACGCGCGCGACTACCCGTACCTCGCGTACTTCGCGGACAAGTCCGAGTGGATGGTGCTGATCCGGCAGCCGGACAACTGGCGGTTCCTGTTCCCGCTGCCGCCCGGCGCGGACGCGCCTGGTGACGAGGACCTGCTGGTGAAGGTCAAGCAGTTCATCGGTGAGGTGGACCGGATCGAGCTGCTCGGCACGGTCGTGTACAACGTGCACCACCGCGTCGCGGAGCAGTGGACCAAGGACCGCAAGGTGTTCCTGATGGGCGACGCGGCGCACCTGATCACGCCGATGTGGGCGCTGGGCCTGAACACCGGTGCACTGGACGCGTCCAACCTGCCGTGGCGCCTGGCCTGGGTACTGCGTGGCTGGGCCGAGCCTGCCCTGCTGGACGGGTACGAGCAGGAGCAGCGCCCGGTCGCGATCGAGGGCTCCGGTGAGATGGCTGAGGCGGCACGTAAGTACATGTCGTTCCAGCAGGGTGCTGTCACCGAGGGGACCAGCGATTGGGCGACGGCCTACACGCGTACGTTGCTCGGGGTGCGTCTGGACGTGGACGGTTCCGGCGACTGGTCGATGGTGGCTACCGCGGGCGCTCCGCCGACCGTACGCGCCGGGGATCGCGCGCCGGACCTGGTACTGCAGAGTCCGACCGGGCGTACGACGATCCACGAGCTGTGCCGGGACTCGTTCGTCGCGCTGTACTTCACCGACGTACGCCGGCGCCCGTCGATCCCGGTGAACGATTCGCCGGCGCTGCAGCACTACGCCGTTTCCCGGTGGGACGCGCCGCACGACTCCGGTCTGCGTGACCGCGCTCTGTTCGACCCGGGCAGTGTGACTACCAAGCGGTACGGCGTACCACCTGAGACCATCGTGCTGATCCGGCCGGACGGCCACATCGCTGCTGTTGCACCCCTGGGTACCGGGGTGGCGGAGGAGTTGTACACCCGGATCACCGGAAGACCTGTACCTCGGGAGGACGCGTGA